The proteins below come from a single Hippocampus zosterae strain Florida chromosome 5, ASM2543408v3, whole genome shotgun sequence genomic window:
- the myh14 gene encoding myosin-10 isoform X1, with protein MSRPLGSGVNDVTRFLTSGVVPSSPTAKSPMLSAAGQADWAAKRLVWVPSEKHGFESASIKEERGDEVEVELSDSMRLLTLSREEVQRMNPPRFSKVEDMADLTCLNEASVLHNLRDRYYSGLIYTYSGLFCVVVNPYKNLPIYTESIVEMYRGKKRHEMPPHIYAISEAAYRSMLQDREDQSILCTGESGAGKTENTKKVIQYLAHVASSHKGATAIRSKDALQLDGARSLTRGTTLVNKGELERQLLQANPILEAFGNAKTTKNDNSSRFGKFIRINFDVAGYIVGANIETYLLEKSRATRQAKDERTFHIFYQMLHGASEAMKSDLLLGTADEYRFLSGGTITVPGQSDAENFTQTMDSMAIMGFNPEELMSMLKVTSAVLQFGNISFTKEKNHDQASMPDNTAAQKLCHLLGINVMEFTRAILTPRIKVGREYVQKAQTKEQADFAVEALAKATYERLFRWLVHRINRALDRRQRQGASFIGILDIAGFEIFLLNSFEQLCINYTNEKLQQLFNHTMFILEQEEYQREGIEWNFIDFGLDLQPCIDLIERPVQPPGVLALLDEECWFPRATDQSFVEKLTSQQGNHPKFFKSKQPRGEADFSIIHYAGKVDYKANDWLVKNMDPLNDNVASLLHQSSDHFVSELWKEDIQTLPRVYFFDSYTTLQANGSDMDRIIGLDQVSSSGENSGQVAFGASGLKTKKGMFRTVGQLYKESLAKLMATLRNTNPNFLRCIIPNHEKRAGKLAPHLVLDQLRCNGVLEGIRICRQGFPNRIPFQEFRQRYEILTPNAIPRTFMDGKQASELMIKALELDPNLFRVGQSKVFFRAGVLAHLEEERDLKITDTIIRFQSAARGYLARKAFMKKQQQLSALRVMQRNCHAYLILKNWQWWRLFTKVKPLLQVTRQDEEIQIRESELLKTKERLARVEQDFTDLDKKHTVLIEEKAVLADQLQAEAELFAEAEEMRSRLASRKQELEDVLTELESRLEEEEERGLQMSNEKKKMQQNIQDLEEQLEEEESARQRLLLEKVSLETKVKSLESDLLTAAEQRDRLGKEKRQLEERLAEVTDNLTEEEEKSKSLNKLKNKQEAIIADLEDRLKREEQGHQEQEKWKRRMETEAIEAQEQLSDLSLVSGELKGSLSQKEKEITALQSRLEEEVARRSEAQRSLREAMSQVSELKEEVENERGMRERAEKQRRDLGEELEALRTELEDTLDTTAAQQELRSRREVELNDLQRCVEDETRRHEAQLSELRIKHSAAVDNLQEQLDNSKRARQSLEKAKMVLEEEKQSLSAELKGLQASRTESDRGRKRAESQLQELTMRLTQADQEREEREERVHKLQNEIESLSSNLSSFDSKSLRLSKEVNSLESQLHDSQELLQEETRQKLALAARVRALEDERNALTERLEEEEEKAREHCRQIQTHTQQLSEMRKHSEEVNTAVESGEETRRKLQRELDAAVQREKQREEEKERVERQRERLREEIEDMTLALQRERQNCTALEKRQKKFDQCLAEEKAVSARLAEEKDRAEADSRDKETRYLALSRALQEAQDQREELERSNKQLRLEMEQLVNQQDDVGKNVHELERTRRALEAEAESLRTQTQDLEEELTEAENSRLRLEVTLQALKAQFEREISSSEEKGEEKRRALSKQVRELEIQLEEERSQRSQAVLTKKQLEAELQDSEAQVETSSRSKEEAVKHLRKLQSQLKEALRELDEAKITRDEVIAQSKDNDKKIQTLEAEVLQLTEELSVSDRQRRQAQQERDEMADDMVNNSSGKSVLFEEKRRLEMRVSQLEEELEEEQTNAELLSERQRKMALQVETLTVQLQGERTLAQKAEAAREQLERHNKDMKTRLEELEGTVRGKHRLSVAALETKIESMEEQLEQERQERAIANKLVRKTEKKLKEVMMQAEDERRHADQYRDQLDKSMVRLRQLKRQLEEVEEENSRSNAQKRKLQRELEELTENSQSRMREITTLRNQLSVPEWRPEQRTPLPLTMRGRRALVDEYSLDNSDSEEPPASPTPSLGTPRTPTPSSEHSLDPNPPPYSVNNLHQ; from the exons ATGTCCAGGCCATTAGGGAGCGGCGTGAACGATGTCACCCGCTTCCTCACGTCGGGGGTGGTTCCGAGTTCCCCCACCGCCAAATCGCCCATGTTGTCCGCCGCCGGCCAGGCCGACTGGGCGGCCAAACGTCTGGTGTGGGTGCCGTCAGAGAAGCATGGCTTTGAG TCGGCCAGCATCAAGGAGGAGCGCGGCGACGAGGTGGAGGTGGAGCTGAGCGACAGCATGAGGCTGCTGACGCTCTCCAGGGAGGAGGTGCAGCGGATGAACCCGCCGCGCTTCAGCAAAGTGGAGGACATGGCCGACCTCACCTGCCTCAACGAAGCCTCCGTGCTGCACAACCTGAGGGACAGATACTACTCGGGCTTGATTTAT ACATATTCCGGGCTCTTCTGCGTGGTGGTCAACCCCTATAAGAACCTGCCCATCTACACAGAGTCTATCGTGGAGATGTATCGGGGCAAAAAGCGCCACGAGATGCCGCCGCACATTTACGCCATATCGGAGGCGGCGTATCGGAGCATGCTGCAAG ACCGAGAGGATCAGTCAATCCTGTGCAC GGGCGAGTCGGGCGCCGGCAAAACGGAAAACACAAAGAAAGTCATTCAGTACCTGGCTCATGTGGCTTCCTCTCACAAGGGTGCTACCGCCATCAGGAGCAAAGACGCCTTACAG CTGGATGGCGCTCGCTCATTAACCAGGGGCACCACTTTGGTCAACAAG GGCGAGCTGGAGAGACAGCTGCTGCAAGCCAACCCCATACTGGAGGCCTTTGGCAACGCAAAAACCACCAAGAATGACAATTCCTCAAGATTT GGTAAATTCATCCGCATTAATTTTGATGTGGCGGGCTACATTGTCGGTGCCAACATTGAGACCT ACCTGCTGGAAAAGTCCCGGGCCACCCGTCAGGCTAAGGATGAGCGGACGTTCCACATCTTTTACCAGATGTTGCATGGAGCTTCTGAGGCGATGAAAT CGGACCTGCTCTTAGGAACCGCCGACGAGTACCGCTTTCTCAGCGGAGGTACCATCACAGTCCCCGGTCAGAGCGATGCCGAGAACTTCACCCAGACTATGGACTCCATGGCCATAATGGGCTTCAACCCCGAGGAGCTGATGT CCATGCTGAAGGTGACATCCGCCGTGCTCCAGTTCGGGAACATTTCCTTCACAAAGGAGAAGAACCACGATCAGGCGTCCATGCCCGACAACACGGCGGCTCAGaaactctgccacctgctgggcaTCAACGTAATGGAGTTCACCCGAGCCATCCTCACGCCCAGGATCAAAGTGGGGCGGGAGTACGTTCAGAAGGCCCAAACGAAAGAACAG GCTGACTTTGCCGTGGAGGCCCTGGCCAAGGCAACATACGAGCGCCTGTTCAGGTGGTTGGTGCACCGAATCAACAGAGCGCTGGACCGCAGGCAGAGACAGGGAGCCTCCTTCATCGGCATCCTGGACATCGCCGGATTCGAGATCTTCCTG CTGAACTCCTTCGAGCAGCTCTGCATCAACTACACCAACGAGAAGCTGCAGCAGCTCTTCAACCACACCATGTTCATCCTGGAGCAAGAGGAGTACCAGCGAGAAGGCATCGAGTGGAACTTTATCGACTTTGGCCTCGACCTGCAACCGTGCATCGATCTCATTGAAAGACCG GTCCAACCTCCGGGTGTTCTGGCTCTGCTGGACGAAGAGTGCTGGTTCCCTCGAGCCACGGACCAGTCGTTTGTGGAAAAGCTGACCAGTCAGCAAGGCAACCACCCCAAATTCTTCAAATCCAAGCAGCCGCGCGGCGAGGCCGACTTTTCCATCATCCACTACGCCGGCAAG GTTGACTACAAGGCCAACGATTGGTTGGTCAAGAACATGGATCCCCTGAACGACAACGTGGCGTCCCTCCTCCACCAGTCGTCCGACCATTTTGTCTCCGAGTTGTGGAAGGAGG ATATTCAAACTCTACCTCGTGTCTACTTCTTTGACTCCTACACCACACTGCAGGCAAATGGCTCCGACA TGGACCGCATCATCGGTCTTGACCAGGTGTCGTCATCAGGCGAGAACAGCGGGCAGGTTGCGTTTGGCGCATCGGGGCTGAAGACCAAGAAGGGAATGTTCCGGACCGTGGGCCAGCTGTACAAAGAGTCGCTGGCCAAGCTGATGGCCACGCTGAGGAACACCAACCCCAACTTCCTGCGCTGCATCATTCCCAACCACGAGAAGAGG gcTGGCAAGCTGGCACCGCACTTAGTTTTGGACCAGCTGAGGTGCAACGGGGTCCTGGAGGGCATCCGCATCTGCCGACAAGGCTTCCCGAACCGCATCCCCTTCCAGGAGTTCAGACAGAG ATACGAGATTCTGACTCCCAACGCTATCCCTCGCACCTTCATGGACGGAAAACAGGCGTCGGAACTCATG ATCAAAGCCTTGGAGCTGGATCCCAACCTGTTCCGGGTGGGCCAAAGCAAAGTGTTCTTCCGAGCCGGCGTGCTGGCGCACCTGGAGGAGGAGCGGGACTTAAAAATCACAGACACCATCATACGCTTCCAAAGTGCTGCCAGAGGCTACCTCGCACGCAA AGCCTTCatgaagaagcagcagcagctgagCGCTCTGCGGGTGATGCAGAGGAACTGTCACGCTTACCTCATCCTCAAGAACTGGCAATGGTGGCGGCTTTTCACAAAG GTGAAACCGCTGCTGCAAGTGACGCGGCAGGATGAGGAAATCCAGATCCGAGAATCGGAGCTGCTCAAGACCAAGGAAAGACTTGCCCGAGTGGAGCAGGACTTCACCGACCTGGACAAGAAACACACCGTG CTGATAGAGGAGAAGGCGGTGCTGGCCGACCAGCTGCAGGCGGAGGCGGAGCTTTTTGCCGAGGCCGAGGAGATGCGGTCCAGGCTGGCCAGTCGCAAGCAGGAGCTGGAGGACGTGCTCACCGAGCTGGAGAGCcgcttggaggaggaggaggagaggggcctTCAGATGAGCaacgagaagaagaaaatgcagCAGAATATTCAG GACCTGGAGGAGCAGCTAGAAGAGGAAGAAAGCGCCAGGCAGCGCCTCTTGCTGGAGAAGGTCTCCCTGGAGACCAAAGTCAAAAGTCTGGAGAGCGACCTTCTGACGGCGGCGGAGCAGAGAGATCGCCTGGGCAAG GAGAAGAGACAGCTGGAGGAGCGCCTGGCCGAGGTGACCGACAACCTCaccgaagaggaggagaagagcaAGAGTCTGAATAAGCTCAAGAACAAACAGGAGGCCATCATCGCCGACCTCGAAG ATCGCCTCAAGCGCGAGGAGCAGGGGCACCAGGAACAGGAAAAGTGGAAGAGGCGGATGGAGACGGAGGCAATCGAGGCGCAGGAGCAGCTGTCTGACCTGAGCCTCGTCTCCGGCGAGCTGAAGGGCAGCCTGTCccagaaggaaaaagaaatcaCCGCGCTGCAGAGCCG gttggaggaggaggtggcacGGCGCTCGGAAGCGCAGAGGTCGCTGAGGGAAGCCATGTCGCAGGTGTCGGAGCTgaaggaggaagtggagaacGAGCGAGGCATGCGGGAGCGGGCCGAGAAACAGAGGCGGGACCTCGGGGAGGAGCTGGAGGCCTTGCGGACCGAGCTGGAGGACACCCTGGACACCACCGCCGCCCAGCAGGAGCTCAG GTCCCGTCGGGAGGTGGAGTTAAACGACCTCCAGCGCTGCGTGGAAGATGAGACGCGGCGCCACGAGGCCCAGCTGTCGGAGCTCCGGATCAAGCACAGCGCCGCCGTAGACAATCTGCAGGAGCAGCTGGACAACAGCAAGAGG GCGCGCCAGTCGTTGGAGAAGGCCAAGATGGTGCTGGAGGAAGAGAAGCAGAGTTTGAGCGCCGAGCTGAAGGGCCTCCAGGCCAGCCGCACCGAGAGCGACCGAGGACGCAAGAGGGCCGAGAGTCAGCTGCAGGAGCTCACCATGCGCCTCACCCAGGCCGACCAGGAGAGGGAGGAAAGGGAGGAGCGAGTGCACAAGCTGCAG AATGAAATTGAGTCGCTCTCCAGCAATTTGTCATCCTTTGACAGCAAATCCCTCCGTCTGTCCAAAGAAGTCAACAGTCTGGAGAGCCAGCTTCATGACTCGCAG GAGCTCTTGCAGGAGGAGACCCGCCAGAAGTTGGCCCTGGCCGCCAGGGTGCGAGCGCTGGAGGACGAGAGGAACGCACTGACGGAGAgactggaggaggaagaggagaaagccAGGGAGCATTGCCGGCAGATTCAGACTCACACTCAGCAG CTGTCCGAGATGCGCAAGCACTCTGAGGAGGTGAACACGGCGGTGGAGAGCGGCGAGGAGACCCGCAGGAAGCTCCAGAGGGAGCTGGACGCCGCCGTCCAGAGAGAGAAACAGcgtgaggaggagaaggagcgcGTGGAGAGGCAGCGCGAGCGCCTGCGGGAGGAGATCGAGGACATGACTCTGGCCCTGCAGCGGGAGAGGCAGAACTGCACGGCGCTGGAGAAGAGGCAGAAGAAGTTCGACCAG TGTCTGGCCGAGGAGAAGGCGGTGAGCGCTCGCCTGGCTGAGGAGAAGGACCGAGCGGAAGCTGACAGTCGAGACAAGGAGACGCGCTATCTCGCGTTGTCCAGGGCGCTGCAG GAGGCCCAGGACCAGCGGGAGGAGCTGGAGCGATCCAACAAGCAGCTTCGCCTGGAAATGGAGCAGCTCGTCAACCAGCAGGACGACGTGGGAAAGAAC GTCCACGAGCTGGAGAGGACCCGCAGGGCTCTGGAGGCGGAGGCCGAAAGCCTCCGTACCCAGACGCAGGATCTGGAGGAGGAGCTGACGGAGGCGGAGAACTCCAGGCTCAGGCTGGAGGTCACCCTGCAGGCGCTCAAGGCTCAGTTCGAGAGGGAGATCAGCAGCAGTGAGGAGAAGGGCGAGGAGAAGAGGAGGGCCCTCAGCAAGCAG GTGAGGGAGCTGGAGAtccagctggaggaggagcgcaGTCAGCGCTCGCAGGCCGTGCTCACCAAGAAGCAGCTGGAAGCCGAGCTGCAGGATTCCGAGGCTCAGGTGGAAACCTCCAGCCGCAGCAAGGAGGAAGCCGTCAAGCATCTGCGCAAGCTGCAG AGTCAACTCAAGGAGGCGCTGCGAGAGCTGGATGAGGCCAAGATCACGCGAGACGAGGTCATCGCGCAGTCCAAAGACAACGATAAGAAAATCCAAACGCTGGAGGCCGAAGTCCTGCAGCTCACAGAG GAGCTGTCCGTATCCGACCGGCAGAGAAGGCAGGCTCAGCAAGAGCGAGACGAAATGGCCGACGACATGGTCAACAACAGCTCCGGAAA GTCGGTGCTATTTGAAGAGAAGCGCCGGTTGGAGATGCGAGTCAGCCAactggaggaggagctggaggaggagcagaCCAACGCCGAGCTCCTGTCGGAGAGACAAAGAAAGATGGCTTTGCAG GTGGAGACGCTGACGGTGCAGCTGCAGGGCGAGAGGACCCTGGCCCAGAAGGCGGAGGCGGCGCGGGAGCAGCTGGAGCGCCACAACAAGGACATGAAGACGcggctggaggagctggagggaaCCGTCAGGGGCAAACACCGGCTCAGCGTCGCCGCCCTGGAGACCAAGATCGAATCCATGGAGGAGCAGCTGGAACAGGAGCGACA GGAGCGCGCTATTGCCAACAAGTTGGTGAGGAAGACGGAGAAGAAACTGAAGGAGGTGATGATGCAGGCCGAGGACGAGAGGAGGCACGCCGACCAGTACAGAGACCAG CTGGACAAGTCCATGGTGCGCCTGAGGCAGCTGAAGCgtcagctggaagaagtggaggAGGAGAACTCGCGCTCCAACGCGCAGAAGAGGAAGCTGCAGCGAGAGCTGGAGGAGCTGACGGAGAACAGCCAAAGCAGGATGCGCGAGATCACCACCCTGCGCAACCAGCTCAG CGTCCCCGAATGGAGACCAGAGCA ACGCACTCCGCTGCCGCTGACGATGCGCGGACGGCGAGCTCTGGTGGACGAGTACTCGTTGGACAACTCGGATTCGGAGGAGCCGCCCGCCTCGCCCACGCCCTCCCTGGGAACGCCCCGAACCCCGACCCCGTCCTCGGAGCACAGCCTGGACCCCAACCCGCCGCCCTACAGCGtcaacaacctacaccaatga